One Luteimonas sp. MC1825 DNA segment encodes these proteins:
- a CDS encoding ABC transporter ATP-binding protein: MLPAGELVILDGVGFEIAAGDSVAIVGASGSGKSTLLSLLAGLDTPSSGDVRVDGAPLSTLDEDGRAKVRGAKVGFVFQNFQLLPSLTALENVMLPLELRGDGDVEGPAREILVRVGLGERLGHYPRQLSGGEQQRVAVARAFVTRPSLLFADEPTGNLDTRTGQAIIELLFALNADLGTTLVLVTHDEHLAQRCRRTLRLDSGRLVADDARAAA; the protein is encoded by the coding sequence ATGCTGCCCGCCGGCGAACTGGTGATCCTCGACGGCGTCGGCTTCGAGATCGCCGCCGGCGACAGCGTGGCGATCGTGGGCGCGTCGGGTTCGGGCAAGAGCACGCTGCTGTCACTGCTCGCGGGACTCGACACGCCCAGCAGCGGTGATGTACGGGTGGACGGCGCGCCGCTGTCGACGCTCGACGAGGACGGACGCGCCAAGGTTCGCGGCGCCAAGGTCGGCTTCGTGTTCCAGAATTTCCAGCTGCTGCCATCGCTCACCGCGCTGGAGAACGTGATGCTGCCGCTGGAGCTGCGCGGCGATGGCGACGTGGAAGGCCCCGCGCGCGAGATCCTGGTGCGCGTCGGCCTCGGCGAGCGCCTGGGCCACTACCCGCGGCAGCTGTCGGGCGGCGAGCAGCAGCGCGTGGCGGTGGCGCGCGCGTTCGTCACCCGGCCGTCGTTGCTGTTTGCCGACGAGCCCACCGGCAACCTCGACACGCGCACCGGGCAGGCGATCATCGAGCTGCTGTTCGCGCTCAACGCCGACCTCGGCACCACGCTGGTGCTGGTGACCCACGACGAGCACCTCGCGCAGCGCTGCCGGCGCACGCTGCGCCTCGACAGCGGCCGCCTGGTCGCCGACGACGCGCGCGCCGCGGCATGA
- a CDS encoding FtsX-like permease family protein: MRALALAARQLRRDLASGDIRILLAALVLAVVAVTAVGFVTDRAARALAIEANRLLGGDAVLRGDAPITGALREAAQAPGLRHADTVGLDTMIRVGEGEAAQLKLGELRALGAGFPLRGSFRIAGADGIERAATGLPGPGTLWMGRAGAETLGARIGDAVGIGESRLRLAAIVAQEPDAALDYFNVAPRVFLNLGDLDATGLVQEGSRIRYRLVVAGDAAAVDRFTRAARDGLERGQRLETAADARPEVRSALDRAGRFLGLAALVSVVLAAVAVAMAARRHSARHLQGAAVMRCLGASQRTLVVIHVGELVLLGLLACAVGIAIAYGLQWAIGAWLADLLGIGIPPAGPLPALQGMGVGMVVLLAFAAPPVLALRRVPALRVLRRDLDAAEPSAWLVALAGLGGMAALLWWQAGSATLGLAMLAGIAVTLLVLAGLAWLLILAVRRLRTRLRGSLRYGLANVSRRAGTSIAQVSALGLGLMALLLLTFVRTDLLDRWRVSLAEDAPNRFVINVQQEQMPGVRALLAEQGLGEPVLYPMVRGRLATRNGEAVDTAGIAASADDADDADDGRRAQRRAEREFNLSTATALGDDNRVTAGRFWGATPPATPELSVEEGFAESLGWKLGDRIAFDIAGRALEGTVTSLRSVEWESFKPNFFVLASPGALDGYPASWITAVGVPRGDTAFTRALVGRYPNVSVIDVDAVLDQVRATADQVSTVVEVVFWFALAAGVLVLLAAISASQDERLLEGGVMRVLGASRWQLRLAQASEFAAIGLISGVVAAIAASVLAGVIAKRVFDLPWQPDLAMVAIGAAVGVAAALLAGLFATRRVLDAPPAVTLRELQG, from the coding sequence ATGAGGGCGCTCGCACTCGCCGCGCGGCAGCTGCGCCGCGACCTGGCCTCCGGCGACATCCGCATCCTGCTGGCGGCGCTGGTGCTGGCGGTGGTGGCGGTGACCGCGGTCGGCTTTGTCACCGATCGCGCCGCGCGTGCGCTGGCCATCGAGGCCAACCGCCTGCTTGGCGGCGACGCCGTGCTGCGCGGCGACGCGCCGATCACCGGTGCGCTGCGCGAAGCCGCGCAGGCGCCCGGGCTGCGCCATGCCGACACCGTCGGGCTGGACACCATGATCCGCGTCGGCGAGGGCGAAGCCGCGCAGCTGAAACTCGGCGAGCTGCGCGCGCTGGGCGCGGGCTTCCCGCTGCGCGGCAGCTTCCGCATCGCGGGTGCCGACGGCATCGAGCGCGCGGCGACCGGGCTGCCGGGGCCGGGCACGCTGTGGATGGGCCGTGCCGGCGCCGAAACGCTTGGCGCGCGCATCGGCGACGCCGTCGGCATCGGCGAATCGCGGCTGCGGCTGGCGGCGATCGTGGCGCAGGAACCCGATGCCGCGCTCGACTACTTCAACGTCGCGCCGCGGGTGTTCCTCAACCTCGGCGACCTCGACGCCACCGGGCTGGTGCAGGAAGGCAGCCGCATCCGTTACCGGCTGGTGGTCGCGGGCGACGCGGCGGCGGTGGACCGCTTCACCCGCGCCGCGCGCGATGGCCTCGAGCGCGGCCAGCGCCTGGAAACCGCCGCGGATGCGCGCCCGGAAGTGCGCTCCGCGCTCGACCGTGCGGGACGCTTCCTCGGGCTCGCCGCACTGGTGTCGGTGGTGCTGGCGGCGGTGGCGGTGGCGATGGCCGCGCGCCGGCACAGCGCACGCCACCTGCAGGGCGCGGCGGTGATGCGTTGCCTGGGCGCCAGCCAGCGCACGCTGGTGGTGATCCATGTCGGCGAACTGGTGCTGCTGGGGCTGCTGGCCTGCGCGGTCGGGATCGCGATCGCCTATGGCCTGCAGTGGGCGATCGGCGCATGGCTGGCGGACCTGCTCGGCATCGGCATCCCGCCGGCCGGTCCGCTGCCGGCGCTGCAGGGCATGGGCGTGGGCATGGTGGTGCTGCTGGCGTTCGCCGCGCCGCCCGTGCTCGCCCTGCGCCGCGTGCCCGCGCTGCGCGTGCTGCGCCGCGACCTGGATGCCGCCGAACCCAGCGCCTGGCTGGTGGCGCTGGCCGGGCTGGGCGGCATGGCGGCGTTGCTGTGGTGGCAGGCTGGCTCGGCCACGCTGGGCCTGGCGATGCTGGCGGGCATTGCCGTGACGCTGCTGGTTCTGGCCGGGTTGGCGTGGCTGTTGATCCTGGCCGTGCGCCGGCTGCGCACGCGGCTGCGCGGCAGCCTGCGCTATGGCCTGGCCAACGTCAGCCGCCGGGCCGGCACCAGCATCGCGCAGGTCTCGGCGCTCGGCCTTGGCCTGATGGCACTGCTGCTGCTGACCTTCGTGCGCACCGACCTGCTCGACCGCTGGCGCGTGTCGCTGGCCGAGGACGCGCCCAACCGCTTCGTGATCAACGTGCAGCAGGAGCAGATGCCCGGCGTGCGCGCGCTGCTGGCCGAACAGGGCCTGGGCGAGCCGGTGCTGTACCCGATGGTCCGCGGCCGCCTGGCCACGCGCAACGGCGAGGCGGTCGACACCGCCGGCATCGCGGCGTCCGCCGACGACGCCGACGACGCCGACGACGGCCGCCGCGCGCAGCGCCGCGCCGAGCGCGAGTTCAACCTGTCCACCGCCACCGCACTGGGCGATGACAACCGCGTCACCGCAGGACGCTTCTGGGGCGCGACGCCGCCGGCCACCCCCGAGCTGTCTGTGGAGGAAGGCTTTGCCGAGTCGCTGGGCTGGAAGCTGGGCGACCGCATCGCCTTCGACATCGCCGGGCGCGCGCTGGAGGGCACCGTCACCTCGCTGCGCAGCGTGGAGTGGGAGAGCTTCAAGCCGAACTTCTTCGTGCTTGCGTCGCCGGGCGCGCTCGATGGCTACCCGGCGAGCTGGATCACCGCGGTCGGCGTGCCGCGCGGCGATACCGCGTTCACCCGCGCGCTGGTCGGCCGCTATCCCAACGTGTCGGTGATCGATGTCGACGCGGTGCTCGACCAAGTGCGCGCCACCGCCGACCAGGTGTCGACGGTCGTGGAGGTGGTGTTCTGGTTTGCCCTGGCAGCTGGCGTGCTGGTGCTGCTGGCCGCGATCAGCGCCAGCCAGGACGAGCGCCTGCTCGAGGGCGGGGTGATGCGCGTGCTCGGCGCCAGCCGCTGGCAGCTGCGCCTGGCGCAGGCTTCTGAATTCGCCGCCATCGGCCTGATTTCCGGGGTGGTGGCGGCGATCGCCGCCTCGGTGCTGGCCGGGGTGATCGCCAAACGCGTGTTCGACCTGCCGTGGCAGCCGGACCTGGCGATGGTCGCGATCGGCGCGGCGGTCGGAGTGGCGGCCGCGCTGCTGGCCGGGCTGTTCGCCACGCGCCGGGTGCTGGATGCGCCCCCGGCGGTGACCCTGCGCGAGCTGCAGGGCTGA